GCCCCCAAGCGACGCACCAAGCTTCGCATCGGCGGCAGCGTAGTGCATCCTCGTGAGAATCTCGGCGACCTCCGCGGTCGAGAGGCGGGGAAAGCGCAGCTCGATGACCCGCGACCGGATCGTCGGCAAAAGGCTTTCGGGTGCGGGCGTGGTGAGGAGCATAACGACGCCCGGCGGGGGCTCTTCGAGAAATTTCAACAGCGCGTTAGCCGCCGCCGGCGAGGCAAACTCAACGTTGCCAAGGAGCAGCACGCGCATGCCGCCGCCGTACGACTGCATCGAGAGCTGCCGGACCAGGTCGCGGGCGTGGAGTTCGTCGCCTTCGTAAAAGCCCATCGCGACGTCACGCTCGCCGATCTTCAGTGCGCCGACGTGCTCGAGGAAATCGGGATGGCGCGCGTGGGAGGCTGCAAAGAGCGCGCACGTGGAGCAGGTACCGTCATAGCCGAGCACGGCATCTTTCGGTGCCAGGCAGAGCAGCGATTGCGCCAAGCGGCGCGCGAAGGTCTTCTTCCCAACGCCGCTCGGCCCGGAGAAAAGGTATGCGTGTGCGATCTTGTCGCGCGTGAGCGCGTCGAAATAGCGCCTCGGCCCTTGCGCCCCTATAACGTCGAAATGAAGCTCCACGCCACGTCCAAGAGGGTCTCGACCGGCTGCGTCGCATCGAGCTTGCGAAATCTCGGCGACTTCGCCAGTACGAGATAGCCTTGGCGCACGCGCTCGTGAAACGCGGCGTCCTCGCTCTCGATACGGTCGAGCTGGTAGGATCGCTCGGCCATTCGTTTGCGCGCGAGATCGACGGGAAGGTCGAGCAGAAAGACGAGATCGGCCTCCAGCTTCCCGGTCGCTTCGTCACATAGGCGCTGCAGCGCTGCCAGATCGAAGCCGCGGCCGTACCCCTGATACGCGAGCGTCGATGAAATAAAGCGGTCGCAGAGTAAGAGCCGGCCCGCGTCGAGCGCGGGGCGAATCACCTCCGCAACGTGTTGCGCTCGGGCTGCGTTGACCAGCAGCGCCTCGGTGAGCGGTTTGATGTTCAAGGTTCGGTCGAGGAAAATCGTACGGATCGCATCGCCGGTCGCCGTCCCACCCGGTTCGCGCGTAATGACGACGTCGCGCCCGTCCATCCGCAAACGTTCGACGAGCCCGCGCAGCAGCGTGCTCTTTCCGCTGCCTTCAATCCCTTCGACAACGATAAACATCGTGACGCGTTAGGTTTGCTACGAGGCTTCGGCGATTTTGAAGATCCGGACGCGCCGGTTGGGCTCGAGGCCGGTGCTGCGCGACTGGAGGCGGTAGCGCTCGGCGAGCTGGTGCTGCATGCGCCGAATGTACGACGTCTGCGGCGAGAGTTCGATCGCCTTGCTCGTCAACAGCACCTGGTAGATCGCCTCTTCCGCTTCGCGCAAGGCGATCTCTTCGTTGTCGATCGAGCCGAGATTAAAGACGTCGCGCAGCGCCGTCTGAATCTGCGTCGTCGTGTTCGTTTTGATCGAGTAAATCGGGACGTTGTCGGAGGCGATCTGCTTGAGCTTGGGTTGCTCCTTACGCTCGAGGGTTTTGAGCGTCAGGACGACGTCGGCGTCGTCCCAGTTCCGGGCGATCGACGCGTGGACGCGCAGGTTCGCGATCGCGCGCTCGATTTTATTGCGCGAGACGCCGTAGGGGAAGATCGAAAGCGGGCGGTCTTCGCTCTCGTTATCGTGATGGTGATCGTAAGCGTCGGTGAGGCGCGGCATCGATTCGGTATCGGCCTCCTGAACGACCGTCACTTCACCGCTGGCCGTGCGCTGGCGAATCTCGGGCTGCGGCTGGTAACCGCGCAGCAGCGCGTCGATGACCTCGGCGACGTTCTTGTGAATCGCCATGCGATCGCGGTCGTGGATCTCGATGACGATGTCGAAGGTCGGGGGCGCCTTGCGCTCGAGGACGGTCTTGCGCGTGCCGCGGCGACGGGCTTCTTCATCGGAGAGCGTGACCGCGCTGATACCGCCGACCAGATCGGAAAGCGTCGGGTTCATCAGCAGGTTTTCCAGCGTCTGGCCGTGGGCCGTGCCGATCAGCGTCACGCCGCGTTCGGCGATCGTGCGCGCTGCGCCCGCCTCTGCCTCGGTGCCGATCTCGTCGATTACGATGACCTCGGGCATGTGATTCTCGACCGCCTCGATCATCACCGCGTGCTGCAGCGCCGGATCGGCGACCTGCATGCGGCGCGCGAGGCCGATCCCAGGATGCGGAATGTCGCTGTCGCCCGCGATTTCGTTGGAGGTATCGACGATGACGACGCGCTTGCGCTCCTCGGAGAGCACGCGCGCGCACTCGCGCAGCATCGTCGTTTTGCCGACGCCGGGTTTACCGAGCAAACAGATCGATTGCCCGCCGCGCAGGACGTCGACCAAAATATCGATCGTTCCGTAGACCGCGCGCCCGACGCGACAGGTCAGCCCGACGATCTTGCCGGTGCGGTTGCGAATCGCGCTGATGCGGTGCAGCGTTTGCTCGATTCCCGCGCGATTGTCGGCGCCGAACGGCGAGATGCGCGAGCAGACGTGCGCGATATCTTCGTGGCTTACCGGAACGTCGGTAAGGTAAATGAAGTCGTTTTCGAAGCGAGCCTCCGGCGGGCGCCCTAAATCGAGAACGACCTCGATGATGTCTTCGAGGTTGCGAAGCCGAACGAGCGCTTGCCGAATGGTGAGCGGGAAGATGTCGAGGAGTTGGGAGAGCTCCCAACTAGGCGAAACTGAATGAACCCTGACCGCCACTTGCTCGATACGGTTAGCCGAGGTGCGGGGTCACTC
The nucleotide sequence above comes from Candidatus Cybelea sp.. Encoded proteins:
- the tmk gene encoding dTMP kinase, whose protein sequence is MFIVVEGIEGSGKSTLLRGLVERLRMDGRDVVITREPGGTATGDAIRTIFLDRTLNIKPLTEALLVNAARAQHVAEVIRPALDAGRLLLCDRFISSTLAYQGYGRGFDLAALQRLCDEATGKLEADLVFLLDLPVDLARKRMAERSYQLDRIESEDAAFHERVRQGYLVLAKSPRFRKLDATQPVETLLDVAWSFISTL
- a CDS encoding R3H domain-containing nucleic acid-binding protein codes for the protein MAVRVHSVSPSWELSQLLDIFPLTIRQALVRLRNLEDIIEVVLDLGRPPEARFENDFIYLTDVPVSHEDIAHVCSRISPFGADNRAGIEQTLHRISAIRNRTGKIVGLTCRVGRAVYGTIDILVDVLRGGQSICLLGKPGVGKTTMLRECARVLSEERKRVVIVDTSNEIAGDSDIPHPGIGLARRMQVADPALQHAVMIEAVENHMPEVIVIDEIGTEAEAGAARTIAERGVTLIGTAHGQTLENLLMNPTLSDLVGGISAVTLSDEEARRRGTRKTVLERKAPPTFDIVIEIHDRDRMAIHKNVAEVIDALLRGYQPQPEIRQRTASGEVTVVQEADTESMPRLTDAYDHHHDNESEDRPLSIFPYGVSRNKIERAIANLRVHASIARNWDDADVVLTLKTLERKEQPKLKQIASDNVPIYSIKTNTTTQIQTALRDVFNLGSIDNEEIALREAEEAIYQVLLTSKAIELSPQTSYIRRMQHQLAERYRLQSRSTGLEPNRRVRIFKIAEAS